The Solanum pennellii chromosome 11, SPENNV200 sequence TGTATATTGTATTACcaaattatacatttttatgCTATCAGAAAAAAAGTCATAAATATCCGCCATAATTTCTGATCACTAGCAATCTGACCTCTGATCTTTGATACTTTTTGTCACCATTTTTCTTTCACAACCAAAAGACGTGCGAAATGCAACTTACTACTGGGAATCGCGGGTTCCTTGGTCTAGGAGGTAGGTTTGTAGGTGAGGCATTGTGTCGTCAAGCAGAAAGAAATTTACTCTTCCATTTCTTAGTAGGAAAGCTCCTATGTTAGCAGGACATTCCGTGCAAGAactaggtttgagttagtgcaCTAGCTAGGCTGTGTTTTCTAGCCTAATGGCTCTGTCTCTGAGGTAACCCGGACTAGTACCAACTTAATCTAGTAAATAGGATATTGAAAAGGCAGGTGGGTCTTCAGGCTGcttttttaattaatagttTCAATCAaaattccattgattgtagCTAGTGATTGCCCGGGTTGGTGTGTGATCACCAAAGGTGAATTAACCCTTCAGATGCTCTCTCTGCCAATGCCTAATACCCCCGCCGGTTCCACCGAGTCACAATTGTAAATTGTTCATAGATTGCTCGATCAGCCTAAATATCTTAAGCAAAAGCTTAATTAGCTCTCAATCCTGGCAAAATATTGACTTCCAAGAATATTTAGATTCTAGCTCTAGTGATATACTGAAAATTAGGGAATCCCCATTTTCATTTCCATGCAGTGTTCGATTGAAATGTTTCAGTTTTTTATTGGTTTGTACTTCCTTTTCTTCAGTTCCAATAGATCTCCATTCcttccttttccctttttataatCACATCGCATATGCAGTACAAATAGCTATGCGGGCAAACCCATAATCTTGTGTGTTAGGCTTTCATTGGGTTCTGTCTCATCAGCtactattttcttattttgtctCATTTTTAATAGATAATCAGACAATGCAAATGCGTTTTAGCTGCCCAAACTTGTCCCTTAGTCACTCTTTTCCAAGCTGTGGTCAGAAATGTGACATTTCTAGGTGGTTCAATCCGAGAACATTGCTAGAGCAAGAGATACTCTAATTGTGGCACTGAGTTCATGGAGACTTTTCCTGTGAAAAAGAAAGCATTTTGAAGAGAcctatttaaatgtgaaattaaATGACCTCGTGTAAATTCAACATTTCGTTCCTCGTAATACAACATAAGGTCATCAATTTCTCCTGTTACCGCAAATGAAACTAATCAACCTACACAATGGTTTACCACAGTTTTATTAGAAAAAGTATGGCATAGCTTTATCTGCTTAATTGCAGTGGATATCCTTTTGCTTCCAAGTTCCTATACATTCTGGGTGTGTATGCTCCTTTTCTTTGGTTGCATTTCCCTTTTGTTCTTTTGGCTTCTTTCTCCATTCTCTGATAGCATATCTTGTCCACTATAGGTTTCTAGtctttaaaaatatggaaaaaggAAGTCTGAAGGAACACCTTTCTGGTAAGTTCAAGCACAagccttctttcttcttctttttttccgtCTACTTCGCGTTGAATTTGATGTATGTGTTTCTATCTATGTTTGGTTCTTGCAGACCCTCTGATGACTCCACTAAACTGGAGAATAAGACTGCAGATAGCAGTTGGCATCGCTGCTGCTTTAGTATGTTCCTGAAGCTGCTTATTACTATGTAGTCATATCTTGATCATTTCCAATACatgctttttatatttttcatttaccaCATTAAAGATATAGTTACTGATAGATTAACTCAAATGGCAAACCCCTCAGAACAGCCTCGATATTACTAAATACAGACTCTGAATTTATTTAGCGTGTCGGCTCTTCTAAGAACTGATTATCACCTAACTGTTGGATTACTGATTGTTGTTTATATCTTGATTTAGGAATATCTCCACTTCTTTTGTGATCCACCGATGTACCACGTTTCAGTCAGTTCGAGTACCATCATGCTGGACGAGAACTTCACAGCTAAAGTGAGCCTCGCAATCTTGAGCACCTCTCTATAGTAAATTGCTTCATCATCATATTTGATGTACATTTTTTGGACCTGCTTCAtcttttgttaaaataatgacCATATGGTTCCCTGTTCCAGCTCTGTGATGTTAGCCTCCTTTGTTCTGTCGAGAACAGCAATCCACTTCCGAAGTCTAAATGCTCCAAAGGTACAAGGCTTCCTTCTTATTATCATCACCTCAAATCATACAAGTTGTGACCTATGTTCAGATTTTGCATCGCTTATCTCGCAGAATGTGGTAATGAGATCTGCAAACATACAATCTTCCAACTTGGTTTGCTAATCCTCGAGTTAGTCACCGGTCAATCCTCAGAAGAAGGAGGTGTTGACTTAGTTCAATGGGTTCAAGATTCTCGCTTCCGAAGAAGATCCATTCACCAGATGATTGATCCTGATCTCGGAGACAGCTACGATTTCAAAGAGCTTAAAGGTCTTTTGGCAGTTGCAAAAATGTGTGTACAATCTATCCATAAGCCTACAATAAAGACCCCTCAAATATTGTGGTATCtccaaaagaaactgggcaggacTCCAGTAGTTTGCTGATGACTTGAGTCATGTCCTTTCAAGATGTTCACAGATATAGATCATAGATTGTGTGAGTAGACATTTTTTCTGTAAAGCTATGTTACTCGGACTCTTCAAATCGAAGAGTCCACACAACTTAGTCTGTAAGTAGTCTGCTGCGTTTTGACATTGATTATGAAATTAGACCTCTTCATAAAAACAAGATCCTCTTCAACTAGACCCTTGATGAGGATTTGCATACTATACTAGACCACATCCAAATAAGGCTGTCACTAGGCTGTAGCATGTTGTCCAGCTCTTCTGGTCATCTTGTAAGAAACAAATAAGAAACATTCTGCAGATCTTGTGTGAACTATTTTATCCTTGAGATAATTATTTACTATTTGTATCgtattgttagtttaaatataGTATACATAAATTCCATTTGCatgttgatatatatgaatttatagaTTGAGACTTGAAATTGTTCcccaagaaaattatatttctatttcACTAAAGCATCAGTTTTTTGACTTCCCAAAACATGTCATTTCCAAAACAACAGAAAACAGTAAACCAAACTAAACTAGAAGCAAAGTTCAAACTGGTAAATCTTGCTACATCTACTGTTGAGCACACTGTACTCTCTGTCCTCCACCACCAGACATCTCTTCATCCTCATCATATGCTTCTTGTTGTGCAGCTTGTTTCCTTCTCATTTCTTCCTCCATATTCACATCATGCAATGTGGTCTCCTCACATTCATCCAGTTCCATGTCAGAGTACTGTGATGTAGGTCTTGATGGTAACATTGCCTCCAGAAGCTGCACCTGTGGCAGGCTCAACGAATCCGGGAATTCCACGATGAAATGAATGTACAGTTTACCCTTCATGAATGGCCTCTGGTAAACTGGCATTCCTTCATCATTGATAGCCTTGAATTGATCTGCAGTAGTTGGAACGAAAAGTTGAATCAAGATTATTTCGAATCAGGATTTGAACTTGATCATCGACTCAttctacacacacacacaggGGTAAGTATGAAGATGTTACTAACCAGGTTTAACAACTTCTCCAGGATTTGACTTTATGAGGAGCCGTCTGCCATCCAAGTGTCCCAATATGAACTGGAAACCACACAGTGCCTCAGTTAAGGTCAATGTGTGATCAACAAACAGGTCTTCACCCTTCCTCTTGAACTTCGGGTGATCTTTCTGTTGGAGAACGAAAACCACATCTCCAGTAACTGTATCAGGCTGCAACAATATTAAACCAGGTCAGCAACCACCTACGGCTATATCATCAACATTAATGTACTAACACGTGGGAGATGACAAGATTAGCTTACCGCTTCATCAGCCTCGCCAGGGAATGTAATTTTCTGTCCATTTTGCATTCCTTTTTCAACATGGACTTCAATGACTTTCTTCTCTGATACCACTTTTTTACCTTTGCATTGAGGACAACGATCCTTATCGTCAATTGTCTCTCCAGTACCCTTGCATTTATTACAAGGATGCTGCATCTGCTGGATCATTCCAGGGCCAAGTTGTCTGATTGAAACCTTCATACCAGTACCTTCACAGCCAGAACACTTCATTGATTCACCAGACTTCGACCCCTTGCTGCAGTTACAGAAACAAACCAATACAATACAATGTAAGAGAACATTTGCGCACTTGCAGTGAAATCTCACTCCTCTATATCAGGAGATCCTTTCAACTCCAGACTATTACGTTTAACCATTTATACGCCAAGTACGATAGGCCTACAAACACTACCAGGAAATCAAGTAATAAAATCAAGTAATACAGATATCAGAGAGATACTGACCCACTACACTTCGAGCAAATAACATTGCGCGAAAGCGAGAGTTTCTTGGTCATCCCATTGTATAGATCCTCAAGCGACACCTTCAATGGATGCACTACATCGTCACCCCTCCTCTCTCTTTGTCCTCTACGACCACCACCTGCTCAGCAAGCACACTCATGTTATTCAGTttcaaacaacaataacaattacCGCACCACCATCCCAAAAAAGACAAGCTGGTCTTATTCAACTTCAAAGACGAAAATAACTAGCAAGAAAACTCGATACtcctccatttcaatttgttcGCGTTACTTTCCTTTTCAGTCCGCTAAAAACACACACATTGCCCTTTCTTTGGACAACTCTTTAATTCTGCCTTCAAATATCCGTATCAAATCAAAACAAGACAAATAAACTGAAATGGAGGAAGTAACACATAACAAGCATCACGAAAGCTTTGTTCATTAGATCTAACCTCCAAAAGGACTTCCACTAAAGAAAGAATTAAAGAGGTCAAAGGGATCATGTgtaccaccaccaccacccatTCCTTCTTTCAGTGCTTCTTCTCCATACTGATCATAAATCTCACGCTTCTGTGAGTCACTCAAGACCTCATAAGCTTGAGCTAGCTCCTTAAACTGTACAAGAGAACAACTATTGTCAGATTAGCATAATCTCACCTCCTAAATAGGCTTAATCAACAACAGGGACCATTCAAAAAAGTGTAGCTTCTCACTGGCTTATCAGCCAAGAAGACAACAACTCCAGACACAACCACCAGCATGAGATGGGAGCAACTTAAGATTAcatcaaacaaacaaaacaaaacaacaacaacaacacacaAAAAGGAAAGGGAAAAAACAGCTCAAAGTAGCATAGAAGCAATTTCTCCCATGTTGGAACAAAGGACATCCCCAAAATTCATGGCACCTCATGTAACATGGATATAACAATAggagatgataaaaagaaaaaaaggctACCCTCAGGATCACCACCCTTGTCAGGTATTCAGGTTCCTCTAAGCAGCTTTACTTTACAAAACCAGTATTGAGGTTCATCTAAGCAGCTTTACTATACAAAACCAACAGATACATGGAACTCTAAGAAGCACCTCAACTAAAACACTTACACATCCTAAAAACACCACCTTTGATGAGCAAACACAACAgcataacaataaaaaaaaaaaaaaagcaccacCCCAACACATAAAAAGAGAGAAACAGCTCAACAAGCATTCTTCCTCCCCCTCCCCTACAAAAAAGAACTCTTAGAACCTCCCTTGGCTGGTTAACTGAATTTTCAGGTTATCAGTGAGAGCTTGATTCCCCACCTAATAATCCCTCTTCCCCTTCCCCCAGTACATTTCTCCCAAATTGAAACTGAGACCTCCCATTCTTCAAGAAACAATGGATGAAACAGAGATATATATAACAGGTAGCAGGAGATGGTACAGAATTTAAAATGTACCTCAACTAAAACATTTACACAGCCAAAAACTCAGCCTTTGGCAACTCTTCAGCTTAAACAAACATAAcacgataacaaaaaaaaaaaaaaactcccaAATTAGAACAAAGACTTCAcctttcttcaaaaataaaaaaaaagattaccTTTTCAGGATCACCACCCTTATCAGGATGATTCTTCATAGCAGCTTTTCTATAAGCTTTCTTGATTTCATCTTCTGAAGCATTCTTGGAAACACCCAAGATTTCATAAAACTTTGTGTTATCACTCTTTTTTTTCCCTCCTCTTCCAAACATCCTtttcaatttcaactttttttcaaGAACAGTATGAAAAGAACAGAACACCCAAATACTTGACTCCAACAAGGACTCAAAAGgggtgtatatatacacatcttTGAAGGCTCAGGTGAAATGAGAAATTGAGAATAGTGGAGAATGCTCTAGAATTCTCTTCTTGCTGCTTATTCTAGATTGTTCATATTGAGAAAAAAACAATTTCTACAGTTGAGGAAATTACACTTAGACCTactatattatgatttatgttacATTTTGGCCCTCTTATGTgccaccccccccccccccccccccNNNNNNNNNNNNNNNNNNNNNNNNNNNNNNNNNNNNNNNNNNNNNNNNNNNNNNNNNNNNNNNNNNNNNNNNNNNNNNNNNNNNNNNNNNNNNNNNNNNNNNNNNNNNNNNNNNNNNNNNNNNNNNNNNNNNNNNNNNNNNNNNNNNNNNNNNNNNNNNNNNNNNNNNNNNNNNNNNNNNNNNNNNNNNNNNNNNNNNNNNNNNNNNNNNNNNN is a genomic window containing:
- the LOC107004928 gene encoding probable receptor-like protein kinase At1g49730, which encodes MEPLIFKIRLLILAWVHFRSHSGPISLVKHFSNKDIKKATDGFRRIVYNSSKIVAYRAKFQNGHAAFVKEVRGFEDQDDTAFYREVQLLGRLHHRHIAALNGFSCGPKRFLVFKNMEKGSLKEHLSDPLMTPLNWRIRLQIAVGIAAALEYLHFFCDPPMYHVSVSSSTIMLDENFTAKLCDVSLLCSVENSNPLPKSKCSKECGNEICKHTIFQLGLLILELVTGQSSEEGGVDLVQWVQDSRFRRRSIHQMIDPDLGDSYDFKELKGLLAVAKMCVQSIHKPTIKTPQILWYLQKKLGRTPVVC
- the LOC107004927 gene encoding dnaJ protein homolog codes for the protein MFGRGGKKKSDNTKFYEILGVSKNASEDEIKKAYRKAAMKNHPDKGGDPEKFKELAQAYEVLSDSQKREIYDQYGEEALKEGMGGGGGTHDPFDLFNSFFSGSPFGGGGRRGQRERRGDDVVHPLKVSLEDLYNGMTKKLSLSRNVICSKCSGKGSKSGESMKCSGCEGTGMKVSIRQLGPGMIQQMQHPCNKCKGTGETIDDKDRCPQCKGKKVVSEKKVIEVHVEKGMQNGQKITFPGEADEAPDTVTGDVVFVLQQKDHPKFKRKGEDLFVDHTLTLTEALCGFQFILGHLDGRRLLIKSNPGEVVKPDQFKAINDEGMPVYQRPFMKGKLYIHFIVEFPDSLSLPQVQLLEAMLPSRPTSQYSDMELDECEETTLHDVNMEEEMRRKQAAQQEAYDEDEEMSGGGGQRVQCAQQ